Sequence from the Mixophyes fleayi isolate aMixFle1 chromosome 4, aMixFle1.hap1, whole genome shotgun sequence genome:
TCAGTGCATTAGATACAAGTTATATTAAATGAAATCATACTGCTGTCCTTTCTTTCCAATAAGCCTGTCTTCGCCTGGTGTATCACTGATTATGTTACCTCTTTTCCTTTGCGTAAAGGTAGAAATATATTTCCACATTAGTGCATACAGTATTTGCTTTGAATGCTGTTTGAAGGGAGCATGTGATTAGGAAATGAATTAAATATCTCCCAGGCCTCATGGTGCACACCCATAGGCAGCTGTAAAGCTACCCATGATATGCTGCACTCTGCTGCATTCACTGGAAATTATACAGTAGTCAAAATCGATCACTATGAGCACTGCATTGTTAGTACTCACTGTACTGTACTCTGGACAAACCAAATGGGTGGACTACTGCATTCAGGGTCCATGAGGATATAAATATAGGCTGTTATCGACAGCCAAGGGCAAATGGTGGTGGCACTCTCATGAccagggcaaacgcaggatttgtagagaggggtttccatgctatgccaccagtgggcgtgaccagcatgcatgggggcgtggctataattttagacagtgcttggctgctctccaactcttcctatccacatcatatacccaggcaattcctatccccatcatttacatggggcaagccacctcaagcatatagtgccccaggctgggagggggtttccagacactaagaaaccccccctcggtttgcctatgatgacTGCACTATTGCCAACTTTGAAGGATAATTATATCCATATGGCCAATAAATTACTTATATCTTTACCCAAATGCAGCCTCCCTGTTAATGGAGCCAGCTACATCATTTGGCAATTATCAATGTATTATCTTGTTATCATATGCTGAGTGATAAATGTCATGTAATATTTCAGAATCCAGGGTGATTTATGAATATGAACAGAAATCCTGCAGAGGACCTTTAGCAGAAACCAATTAGCAATATaaccagaaaaataaatattgtgtttaAAGTAAAATTTACAGTAAGTGAACTTGGCATTGCTATTATGATATTCGAAACCATACACTGAGCAGTTTTATTTGGCCTGCAAGTGTCACAGCTTATTGCTACTAAACTCCCAAGAGAATTACACACCAAAGCTGCGCTATTTTTTCTAATGCAATCAATAATTGAAGTATAGTTAAGTGTattcaacataaaatatatttgttcccAAGGAGCCTCCTCCCTCTACCCCTTCCACCTTCTTTACCCTACTTATTTTTCTCCTATTTGGATATTGATCCATATGATTACCGGCCATTGCctggttttctattttttattttttttccttttcttaaagaaaaaaaaatgtgcggTTGGACTTTGTTACCAGCTCTGGATATTATTGTTGTGAATTATCTCATCTGTTGCATTTTCTCCTCCATAAAAACAGATTACACAAAAAATATTATGGTCTAGATAGACatttagggcctaattcattaaggaaagtaaggcaaaaaaagtagtacattttctcctgtataaaaccatgttgcaatgcaaaggatacaaattagtttttaattgtgcacataagttaaatacttgacagctttatttgtacattgaaatttaaacttgatctaggatatgccctttctcaactataaatctgccatcacattttaaatttactttcccctccaatacagcatggttttgccaaggtgcaaagttactcatttgttttcctttccttaatgaatcaggcccttatgcTTTTTATTGATTTGTCTGTAGATGGCGGTTCTGATTTTTATGGGAATACttgtaaattgaaaaaaaaaaatctaaagccCATTTACAAAGTGAATACCcccaatataaatgtattttgtggtaTTGAATCTGTATTTGCACCAAATTTTACAAGGAAACACATGGATTTGCAGGCCATGGTGGCATTGTTTACGGGTGCAAAACTTTGAATAGTTTGATGGAAGGATAAGGGAAGATTGTCAATCTACCACATTGAGTCAGATTATATAGATGCAATTTTCAATAGTTCCCACATTAAAAATTAGATTTGCTTTCAGGGAATGTGTTTTTATGAATCAGATAAAGGGTGGATAGGATACATTTACACAGGAGTTCCTCATTGTGTTTTTTTCTTGCTTCAAAAACTACTTGCATTTTATGACACCGTGAATGTCTATGTAAATATGCTTACAATGGGATACATCTTTCAGTTGCACTACTGCAGGAACACTGATTTATATGAAGACTTTaaccaaagttaaaaaaaactattccaATACACAAGAGTATCATGTAAAATTTTCCGTCCAATGCATTTACAGGTGTATCTGCCAAACTATGTGGAGATTGATTTACTGCTTTGTAGATCTAAGTACTGGTAGGTTGGTCATCATATGCAAggctaataaatatatacatatattcttcCGCCAGGGGCTGGCTGAAAAATGGTCAATTGGGGTGAGCCTATAGCAGGAAAAAATgcaagtagcccagtgacccagcccaaggtagcccactataggaccagcctgttgggcaaatgcccccctgacTTCCACTATAGTACAATTGCACTATAATATTAGGACATATGGATAGATACATAGAGATGTAAATATAAATCGGTGCTTGTcacaatattgcaaaaaaaaaatatacatcatcatcgtttattatTATACCTTTTCTAAGATTAGCATGTGGTAAGAACCGCTAATATCCACATGCGTTTAGTGATTATTATAGCACTATGTACACGGATGGAAGCAGGATTGCACATTATGTTGGTGGTACTGGGATGCCCCTGTAGTTGCCGACCTGTCTCTGCAGGCTGATCTCCATCCTCGCTCTTGTTTCTAGTCTCCAGCACCTCATCAGCACTTTTTTCTATCTGAAACAGAAAGGGAGAGGGAGCTAAGCCGGAAAGTCCTTAAAAGGTGCAGGAAGGAACCCCGCCGGAACCGTGCCTTACATGGGCATCACCTTACATGGACTGACCGGCCGGGATTTCCGGAAGGTGGTGGGGGAGGCGGGGAGAAGGTGGTGCCCGGGTACCCGATGTTGGGGTTCCGTGGCCCGGTCAGCGGGAGCCCATGGCCGGCTCCCCGTTCTTATGCTAGGGGCTGAGCGCAGGGATCTCCCCGGGACGGGGTTGCCTCTCGCTGTCAGTGATTCCATAGGAGTGCACGGAGTTCCATCTCCAGTCTTCCCCCTTCCGAGGCGACGTCACGGGTCCTCCAGCTCCCTCCAAATAAGGGCTTCCTGCACTCCATATATGGCCATGTACGTCACAGAAAGTGGGCGGGCACAGAGAGCTACGAATCCTTTATATAGAAGCGGATCCCAGGGAGCCGCGAGAGATTCCAGCAGGCAGGACTGGGGGAGCCGTGCGGGGGGCAGCGATTGCAGAACCGGCGACAACCCCAGCAGCAGCCAGCATCTAAGAGCACAACAACACTCGTTATTATCAAAACACAAAGTGTACCCTGTCCACAGCCCCTGAGCCGGGGAGAGATAAGCTGTCGTCCCTTAGTGTGCTTGCGGAGGCAGCTTTTCTTCTAGGGATCCCCGAGGACTTCATGGCAGCTGCCAAAGCAGAGATGCTCATCTCACCTCTGCAGATCTCTGACCCATTTAGTTCTTTCCCACATTCCCCCACCATGGATAACTATCCTAAACTGGAAGAGATGATGCTGCTCAATTCAGGGGGATCCCAGTTCCTGGGCGCTACAGTCCCCGAGGGCAGCGGATTCAACTCCCCTGGGGAGGGACCTGAGAATTTCGATCACCTAGCAGCAGGTAAGCATCGCATCCCCCAAATGTCTGTGTGCGCAATGGCTCCCAGATCACTGTACATCCACATATTAATGAGTCCGCTTGCTAATCATGGAACAAATTAAACTTgagaattaatttaattaaactgttacttatatatatatatcaatcatttgcatagtatttatttttatttgaatgaTAAAGGGTTTGCATTCTGGTAGACTGTTGCATTGATATTCATCCTATACATTATAATGGCACGGGAGAAATCGATATGATGCATTTGATTTTAGAGCAGGATTACTGAATGAGCAGCTGAAGGTGCAAGCTGATTGTGCAGTGAATATTAAATACTGTAGCAGGGAATTCTGTTTGCGTCAGTCAGTTCATGCAGCGTCTGAGATCAAGCATTGTGCAAAGGGCCTTCAAGGATAATTGTAGTATTTGTCAGTGGGAGATGTGCAGCTTTTATCTATAAATAGACATGGCAGGTTTCTGTATAATGATAATAGGCATGGTCGATTTGTTTACCGTATCTAACCCGTTCTCTTGTTATTATAGATGCTTTCTCTGAAATGTCCCTGAACAACGACAAATCAGTGATCGAGACAAGCTATGCCAACCAGATCAACAGACTGCCGTCTCTGACTTACACTGGTCGTTTCTCCCTGGAGCCTGCTCCTAACAGTAGTAACACTCTGTGGCCAGAACCTCTCTTCAGCCTTGTCAGTGGACTGGTGGGAATGGCAAACTCGCCCACTGCTTCAACACCTTCATCTtcaccatcctcctcctcatcttcCTCCCAGAGTCCTCCTCTTAGCTGCTCAATTCATTCAAGTGAAAGCAGCCCCATTTACTCTGCAGCACCAACATTTCCCAACTCCAGCACAGACATCTTCTCTGATCAGTCACCTCAGTCTTTTCAGAATACTTCTACATCTTCAATCCAGTACCTGCCCCCTGCATACCCTGTCACAAAGTCCAGTTTCCAGGTGTCAATGATCCCAGACTACTTGTTTCCACAGCAACAGGGAGATGTCAGCCTGGTATCTCCAGATCAGAAACCCTTCCAGGCTATGGAAACTAGAACCCACCAGCCTTCCCTCACACCCCTATCTACCATCAAGGCCTTTGCTACACAGACTGTTTCACAAGACCTCAAAACTATCAACAACAGTACTTATCAATCTCAGCTCATCAAGCCAAGCAGAATGAGGAAATACCCCAACCGCCCAAGCAAGACCCCTCCTCATGAGAGACCTTATGCCTGCCCTGTTGAGTCTTGTGACAGGAGGTTCTCCAGATCAGATGAACTGACAAGGCATATTCGAATTCATACTGGCCAAAAACCCTTCCAGTGCCGTATCTGCATGAGGAATTTCAGCAGAAGTGACCATTTAACAACTCATATACGCACACATACAGGGGAGAAGCCATTTGCCTGTGACATTTGTGGTAGGAAATTTGCAAGAAGCGATGAGCGAAAGAGGCACACTAAAATTCACCTAAGGCAAAAGGACAAAAAAGCAGATAAGGCAACTTCAGTCTCAGTTGCTTCTCCCATTTCTTCCTACTCTCCATCAGCTTCAACATCTTACCCATCTCCAGTGCCAACATCGTATTCCTCCCCTGTGTCCTCTTCTTACCCTTCACCAGTTCACAGTTCTTTCCCATCTCCCTCCACAGCAGTTACATACCCCTCTGTTACCTCCACCTTCCAGGCCCAAGGTATCACTAGCTTCTCATCTTCATTAGTCACCAATTCCTTCAGTTCACCTGTGTCATCAGCACTTTCTGATATGTCAGTGACATATTCTCCCAGGACAATTGAGATTTGTTGAGAATTCGGTGTTGTGCAAAAAAGGAATAGGCACAAACGGAAGACTTCCAAAGCTTGGTCTCAGAGTGGGAGATTATTGGTGACCGATTCACGAGCAAAAGAAAGGTCATTATAAACTGATAAGCTTCAAATGCCTAAGAAACTGCCATTTTAATTTCCCATTGTTTTCAAAAGACTTGATTTGCATGAATAATTGAAATAATTTCAACATGATCCTTTTAAAGATCAACTTTTATTTGCATAAAGGGATTTTTACTATATACATAATGTATATTGTACATGTGCAAGGTTTTTGTTTacgtttttttatgctttttctgGGGTACTCTTGATGTGAATTTTGCCCCTTTGCATATTCATGTGGTATTATTTGAAATAGGGACACCGTTTGTAAATGGTATCTAGTGATAATACTACCATGACTTTTCAACTTATTTGAGGATCAGCACTTATGTATTCAAGCATGTGTAAGAGTAATGTTTTGTTTATCCTTTATTatgttaatttgttttatttctgtaaatatCATCAGATGGTACTCTCACATATGTCAAAAAGTTTTGTTTCCAGTAACTTGGTGCCTTTTTGTGAAGCCTTGCTGATGTCTTGACACGTGCATTTGCGTGTACTGATGCATTGCATCTAGCCTTAAGGTGAAAGGGAATTCTTAAAAGAATGTATAAATGACCTGAAAAAGGTACAGAGAGGGAACTGAAGCACAGCTTCGTTTTATGTAGAATGTAAGCAAAAACACAAAAGTCTATTTTTGTAATTGAAAtgtaaatttataaatatatattcaagaGATGGAATGTTGTAGTTACCTACTAAGTAGGCATGGATTTTGTATGTTATAAACATGCAGTTCATTATtttgtggtttttatttttactttatatttgtgtttgtttaAACAAAGTGACTGTTTGGCTTAAAACACATTGAATGCGCTTTACTGCCAATGGGATATTTGGTGTACAACATATccttcagaaaaataaaatatctaaaatattttaCTTCCTTTAGTTGGTGTGTTTTATTATTAAGTATGTCTTGCTTTACGGAGGACCTATGTCTTCCATTATGTTCTTTTGTGCCAAAACGGGAAAGAACAAAATGAGCAAATAACACAAGGGGTAATATAAGCTTAATAAGGTGTGCAAGATAGGTCTTTGGAACAAGTTAAGAACAACATATGACCAAAGAAAATACACAAAGCACAAAACAGTGCTTTAGAGGTCAGTTGCAGTGTAAGCCTCTATTCCAGGCtgtattacatgaaaaaaacatttcgGAGTAAGACACTGAACATCATGGCTTTTGCGCTCTATTTTACTCCAGGTAACATCCTGCATTAAGGTATTTTAATAACAACTGAAGTACAGTAGCCTGCAAGTATTAAGTACATTTAACTGCTACATACCTTACATGACCCATTTCACGTGGTACAAAAAGTTATGTTTTCCCTTCTTACATTATTCTTTCAGTAACCTGTGCTAAATTGATTGATGGTACAAGACAATTCTCATCAATGCGTTCAGCCCAGGTCAGTACGAAATAAGTGGGAAGAGCATTATGAACATGTTAATATGTCAAACACAATGCACCCCCATCTAAAATATTTATAACTAGAAGACTTGTTCAGCATGCAATTTTACTAAGCTGTCTGCTGAGCAAAGCCATGTCTAATATTTAAACAAGGAGTctaaagggcctatttattaatcatttttttccCTGTAAATTGCCGTTTTTGGAGAATAGCCGCAAATCTAAGTGCCATGCAAATTTATTactggtgcatcgcagcagatatcatagctatctgctgctttgcatttttttttcctgaaatacatagcagtccccgtagatgtctatggggactgctatgtaccgcaatttaacaactttcgaaaatgtatttacacatgctcaggctggcgtacattgCCATTTTTTATAGTTTTCAGTACTGTTCAGCTCCGCtcccaagagcagagctttacagtgcatgtgcagccctgtcacatgacccaggtccTTCGGTCATTGCTGTTTGGATGCCTGTGCATATGCCAGAGTTACcaatcggcgcatgcgcacaggaatTGAAAGGAAAAACGAAGAAGCCACCCAGGATCGCATTACGAAGACTGAGTGATaaatcagtttgtttgttttttttcaccggAACAGCAGTTTATCTGAACTGCTGCTCCTGTGTAGGgctttttgataaatatgaaaaacagttcagtccttatcaatgcgatacggattgaaaactatttttcattttttgcggcgcatcttaaatatgcccctaacacTCATGAGAGCATACAGAACACAACTATACATGTGTCCCTAATACATTAGTAATGGTATGGGCTAATGGAGTTGCAATTGTTTTAGGACCTGGCTGTGACCCGCATATGCTGCTTGGGCTCAGCTCAGCACTGGATTTTTCAGTGCATGGTaacgccagggccatcttttccattgggcacgatggcaGCTGCCCGgtggccccacgggcaagggggccccataggcacggctcttaatgagaataaataatcctacaaaagaaaaaacctgcgaaaaaaacctacaagggtcactgagcaagtacatctatctatctctatatatctctatctgtatctgtatacatctatatatctatatctaggggccctggtgcactgctttgcccgggggcccataatgttgttaagatggccctgggtaacGCCAACACACTGCCTTTCTAATTCTTTGTTATCACTGGAGAAGTGTGCTGTCACTTGGTAGGGATCTGAGTATATAAACCAGGCATTAATAATCATGGAGTGATAACACAATATGCATATTTCATAAATATCGGGTTCAATATTGCCAAAACTGGAAAATCTTATTATCTGTCAGTGTTGTGGGGCTAAAGTTTAgaaaccctccccttttctatgGTTTAGGTTCCAGAGACAGGTCATATCTGTGTTTTAAATTATCTACACATTACCATTAACTCCAATGGCTGCTATTCCAGTGATTGCCATTTCTGGAATGCTATAAATTAATAGATGATGTGAGAAGCCAAGTAATCCTAGATAACGTCGACATTCGCCAGTAACCTATAACATGAGCTTGGATGATGTAGATACTTCACTGAATTGTGGGTGAAGTACCACTATAAAATATGAGGCCCACACAGTGGCAGAACTATCATTGGTGCCGTATAATGGGGCCTGCTACACGGCAGATGCAGAGGtttggaactagcgagctgtgagccctggttctctcctccccgcttccctgcaatggggcccacagctcgctagttccgcctctgggctGACAAGAACTTAAACTACTTACAGTAATTATCTGACACATTCTGTCATATATACTAAGGCTAAGTTCACACCCATGCACTTTTCAGGAGTGCAACACCTAAAAAGCAACCAGTGTGAACATAGCCTTAATCATGACTTTTCTTGCCAGGAAATGTATCTCAATTAGTACATGCATTACtcaaaatttttttttctttcataggGCCTAAAATTATAATCTAAATAATTATGCAGCTCTAAACTGTACTCAGCAGTTATCTGTTGTAAAATCTGAATATACAAGATATTCATTTATACACAATATTACAAACCTAATATATTAAAATGACCCCCCCCAAAAGTACCCCAAATTCAGGCATGCAAGACTCTCTTCTCTAGTCAACTCAGCTTTGTATATTCGTATCCAAATCATAAATCAGTTTAcgatataatacattatttataatatactgTTTGTGCAATAAATCCTATATAAGAGCATAACCAGTGTATATGTTGAATACACCCTTACTTCTGTGTTGGTTATTGTCCATAAGGGGTGTGCAAATTAATCAGTTTCCAGGTTTACTCAAAGAAAATTAGCCCAATGTAGTTTAAAAATGGCATAGTTTCTACTCATCATTAAACTGTAAGGATCAAGTCCACAAATTGAAACAAGAGTGGATAGCACACATGTCAACTTAACCTATTTCACCCAGGAGAACATTTGTCTGCTCCTGCTGTTTATGCCACTTATTTTTCTCTGAAGTACACTTGGAATAAGCTCAGTTTCATTCAAGTAAGTGGGAGAAAACAGGAGCAGATAAATGTCCCCCCAGGTGAAATGGGTCAGGGTGGCTTGTATGTGCTAGTGGTAACTAGATAACTAGACCTCAGGTTCCTGTAGCAATGAATTAATAAATTGCTATTTGTGCAGGCCATTGTGGCAGCCACAATCTGTTTGAAATGTGATTGGCATCACAGGCTGCAAAACAATATCTAAAGGCTGATGCCAATGCCACAGTTAAGCATATACACTAAAGTTGTGGGGCAGTCACGATACCAGCCCTATACTCCTTTCAACCAGTGAAACCCTCCTGATTACAGCAAATCTACATATTTGCATGTTGCATTCTATGCAACCTTTCATTGTACAATGTGGCATTAAAAatagctacattaaaaaacaatgcATACATGATTGCCAAGGACAGCTAGGATTGGCTAGTTTAAAAACATAGACAAAACCTATTACTTCTGGTTTTTAATTGAAAGTTAGAATCATGTTCTCAAAGCCTCCCTTCAGCATAATGTACTATGCTTgctacagtggtcgaagtgggggtgtatacgatggtatgccacatcgccacttctcctattgccatcattgtaaaactatcacattccattcacttaggtaccaccacttttaaatttcataccaccactactaTTCTCCCCACTTGCACCACTGGCATGCTATATACTAAATGAGTGCTGTTATAAAACTCTATTACATTACGCTGAACTTTCATGAACATTACAGTACCGATGAAACTGACACAAAGCCAAGTGACTGCTTGTTAGAAAGGGTGTGTGTACAGGTCCACTggcttgcattattttttttggaCTGTCAGCGTTAAAGAGCATTTACCAGGCTTTAACGACACATGTTTAACACATGATATCGAGCTCTCTAACTAATGAGACAAGGAAATCAATGTGGCTGTTATTAGTTACCCAGAGAGCAGCAACTTCACATGTGCAAAGTGTTTCTTCAACATGCTAATATGCTAATGACTCATCTGAAATAAACAGGGATATGTTAACTGATGGGTTTTAAAGATTATgtatttttaagcatttttaagACATCTGTTCTTTTCATTAGCAATGACTAATTTGTGTTTTTCCACAAAAAAGTGTAATGTATCCTTAGTGTCGTGTTCCAGCAAAAGCTGATAAAGAATTTATACATGGCATACATTTGGAATCCTTAACTTTATTATTGACAATATTGTATTTACATTATATCTACAAACTAATTACAGCCTCAAGTTTGTAtgtgattatttatttaacatttaggGGTTTATTTAACAAGCGGTGAAAAGCCAAAATGTCTGCCTCTAT
This genomic interval carries:
- the EGR1 gene encoding early growth response protein 1, translating into MAAAKAEMLISPLQISDPFSSFPHSPTMDNYPKLEEMMLLNSGGSQFLGATVPEGSGFNSPGEGPENFDHLAADAFSEMSLNNDKSVIETSYANQINRLPSLTYTGRFSLEPAPNSSNTLWPEPLFSLVSGLVGMANSPTASTPSSSPSSSSSSSQSPPLSCSIHSSESSPIYSAAPTFPNSSTDIFSDQSPQSFQNTSTSSIQYLPPAYPVTKSSFQVSMIPDYLFPQQQGDVSLVSPDQKPFQAMETRTHQPSLTPLSTIKAFATQTVSQDLKTINNSTYQSQLIKPSRMRKYPNRPSKTPPHERPYACPVESCDRRFSRSDELTRHIRIHTGQKPFQCRICMRNFSRSDHLTTHIRTHTGEKPFACDICGRKFARSDERKRHTKIHLRQKDKKADKATSVSVASPISSYSPSASTSYPSPVPTSYSSPVSSSYPSPVHSSFPSPSTAVTYPSVTSTFQAQGITSFSSSLVTNSFSSPVSSALSDMSVTYSPRTIEIC